One stretch of Passer domesticus isolate bPasDom1 chromosome 2, bPasDom1.hap1, whole genome shotgun sequence DNA includes these proteins:
- the BIRC2 gene encoding baculoviral IAP repeat-containing protein 2: MNIVEDSPFLASMMRQSALCDELKYDLSCELYRMSTFSTFPTNTPVSERSLARAGFYYTGVQDKVKCFSCGLTLDNWQPGDNAMEKHKQLYPGCSFVQRMLSVSNVGLSSRSAFSHSNSLPPSLHSIALSPSLEQVGYFSGSFSSFPQDPVTTRAAEDLPFLSPKLHNHSMRTEDARLRTFQSWPLTFLSPTDLAKAGLYYLGTADKVACFTCGGQLCNWEPKDNAVSEHRRHYPNCPFVENLIREQQSFNVSNVSMQTHEARVKTFVNWPTRIPVQPEQLADAGFYYVGRNDDVKCFCCDGGLRCWESGDDPWIEHAKWFPRCEYLLRVKGREFVNQIQARFPHLLEQLLSTSDPPVDENLDPPIIRFEPGESHSEDAIMMNTPVVKAALEMGFSRRLIKQTVQSKILATGENYKTVNDLVSDLLTAEDEKIEEEKEKQLEEVASDDLYLIQKNRMALFQRLTCVLPILGSLLSAKVITEVEHDVIKQKTQIPLQARELIDTILVKGNEAASIFRNCLRDCDPVLYKDLFVEKTIKYVPTEDVSGLPMEEQLRRLQEERTCKVCMDREVSIVFIPCGHLVVCKECAPSLRKCPICRGTIKGTVRTFLS, from the exons ATGAACATAGTGGAAGATAGCCCTTTCTTGGCTAGCATGATGAGGCAGAGTGCTCTGTGTGATGAGCTGAAGTATGACCTGTCCTGTGAGCTCTACAGAATGTCAACGTTCTCGACCTTCCCCACGAACACGCCAGTGTCAGAGCGCAGCCTTGCCCGGGCTGGGTTTTATTACACGGGTGTGCAAGATAAAGTTAAGTGCTTCAGTTGTGGCTTGACATTGGATAACTGGCAGCCAGGAGATAATGCTATGGAAAAACATAAGCAGCTGTATCCTGGCTGCAGTTTTGTTCAAAGAATGCTTTCAGTTAGCAACGTTGGACTGTCATCTCGTTCTGCCTTTTCACACTCTAACAGTCTCCCACCGTCTCTACATTCCATAGCACTTTCTCCAAGTTTAGAACAGGTTGGATATTTCAGTGGCTCGTTTTCCAGTTTTCCTCAAGACCCAGTAACTACTAGGGCAGCTGAAGACCTTCCATTCTTGAGCCCTAAGCTTCACAATCATTCTATGAGGACAGAGGATGCTAGGCTACGCACCTTTCAGTCATGGCCACTGACGTTTCTCTCACCCACTGATCTGGCAAAGGCTGGACTTTATTACCTGGGGACAGCAGACAAAGTTGCTTGTTTTACCTGTGGTGGTCAGCTGTGTAATTGGGAACCAAAAGATAATGCCGTGTCAGAGCATCGGAGACACTATCCGAACTGCCCCTTTGTGGAAAACCTTATCCGAGAGCAGCAGAGTTTCAATGTTTCAAATGTGAGCATGCAAACCCATGAAGCACGTGTTAAAACATTCGTAAATTGGCCAACCAGAATTCCAGTTCAGCCTGAACAGCTTGCAGATGCTGGCTTTTACTATGTAG gtcGCAATGATGATGTGAAGTGTTTTTGCTGTGATGGCGGGTTAAGGTGCTGGGAATCTGGAGATGATCCATGGATCGAGCATGCAAAGTGGTTTCCAAG GTGTGAGTATCTGCTTCGTGTAAAAGGAAGAGAGTTTGTAAATCAAATTCAGGCCAGATTCCCCCATCTCCTTGAACAG CTCTTGTCAACCTCTGATCCGCCTGTAGATGAAAACCTTGATCCTCCAA TTATTCGTTTTGAACCTGGAGAGAGCCATTCGGAAGATGCAATCATGATGAACACACCTGTGGTTAAAGCTGCCTTGGAGATGGGATTCAGTAGAAGGCTAATAAAGCAAACAGTGCAAAGTAAAATCTTGGCCACTGGAGAAAACTACAAGACTGTAAATGATCTGGTGTCTGATCTGCTCACGGCTGAAGATGAGAAGAttgaagaagagaaagaaaagcagttgGAAGAAGTGGCATCAG ATGATTTGTACCTGATCCAGAAGAATCGAATGGCTTTATTCCAACGTTTAACATGTGTACTCCCAATCCTCGGCAGTTTACTGTCGGCTAAAGTGATAACAGAAGTTGAGCATGATGTTATTAAGCAGAAGACTCAGATACCATTGCAGGCAAGGGAACTGATAGATACAATTTTAGTGAAAGGAAATGAAGCAGCCAGCATCTTCAGGAACTGTCTACGAGATTGTGACCCTGTGCTTTACAAGGATTTATTTG TGGAGAAGACCATCAAGTATGTTCCCACAGAAGATGTTTCAG GTTTACCTATGGAAGAACAATTAAGAAGATTGCAAGAGGAAAGAACGTGTAAAGTTTGCATGGACAGAGAAGTTTCTATTGTTTTTATTCCATGTGGTCACTTAGTGGTGTGCAAAGAATGTGCACCATCCCTTAGGAAATGCCCTATTTGCAGGGGGACAATAAAGGGTACAGTCCGGACATTTCTTTCGTAA